CCTGTTTGGTGATTTCTTGAGGCCACTTGACGGAGTGTCGCTGTACGTGAAGTCATGTGACAGTTGTTGTGAACATGTGTAGGAGGGCGTTCCTCCTCTGTGTAAAGGTCCGATAAACAGGCGCGTTTGCGAAATGAACCACTTCTCTCTAGAACCGACCACCGGGGATCATAAACTTATCCTCCTGTCCCCGGCTTGATCTGTCGTCGGGTCAGCTTCGGCAGTGGGAACCTCGGGGGGGTCGAGGCTGACTCCAGGTGCGTCAGGTATAGTTCACCTGCTGTAAGGTACCAAGGCATGAACAGGGGCGATGAAGAATCAATGaccagaaaaaaacagtgtcCTTAAGATGATTTATTTGCCGCCTCTGGACTTGGACTGTTTGTCTTCTTGGAGGGGAAAATGAATTCCTATGTTTATCAGGGTGtcctacaggataatgtcaggtcagtagaagctgggtgatgcagcaggacaatgaccctaaacatcaACGTAAATGTACAACAGAATGACCTCAGAGACTCAGAATCAAGCCCCGAACTAAACCAGTAGCTGTGGAATGACATGAGGAAAGCTGCTTACACCAGAGGTCCAAGAAGAATATGTCAGAGTGTTGTTACTTAATAAACATTGTGTAAACTTAATCTTGGGAACCACCAGACTGGAGGTCTAGACTCAGTAGATTTAGAACTAAAGTTAAAGATCGCCTTCCTAAAGGACGTCTCAGCAGCCACCTCCCGTGATGCTCTCTGGCTCGGTGACGAGCACAGgtaaaagcatttttaatgtaataaatgattttaaatatggAGGGTTAATTAGTTATAAACATGTAGAAGTAGCACAGAGAAAGTAGGCGATAAAAgtactgaaaaaaaacattagtcaAAGAGTATGAGAGACGTCCGCTGGCTGATAAGTGTGGACAGACTTTTCTGTCAGAGCAGTAGTTACATGTAACTAAACAGTGTCCCATGATCTACTGCAACGAAggtgagacacagcaacagctcCTGATGGACCGTTACAGAGCTCAGGAGGTGTGGACGGTCCTGGAAGGTCTCAGTCTGGACTTTGATGTAAATTACAGCTCCATCATGTACGGACTACTAAGGGAGAACACCAAACAGGTGGAGATGTTCCAACTAATAATGTCCAGAGTCATGACACACTTATTGAAAAATGAGATGTGTGATGgtcataaatcaaactgtaataGACAGTAACACAGTCTGCAGACATGAGTCCTCCGTgaagtaagaagaagaagaagtctggATGGTCTGTATTTCTTGCCACACTATCTGGGATCAGAGCAGCTGAACCTGCTTTATACTTCTGTGAGATTCCCCCTCTCTTTGTCAGCTATAGGCCTTCCTGTCTCCAGAGATGgatgctgcttctgctgcctGGAGGAGGATGCTGACCTCCTCATCCAGGACTTCTGGTTGGGGAAAATGCCGAGAGGTTGCTGCTGAAACCTGTGCTGCATAACAGGCAGCACCATCTATCCACACCTTAACTGCCTTTGTTCTGGGTGTTAAATTCTAGTTTTAGTGTGCATGCTGAGTAATGTTGAGAGACCCATAAATTGATGAGACCAGAACTCACAAGATTCAAGACCAagctctttattttctttgtttcttggttgtttgttttccatgtgcCTTGTATATTTGTGCTTTATGCTCTGCAACAAGAAACATGTGACAAACATGAAGAAAGTAGATAACAacagaactaaaaaaaacacaaacaggaataTTATGTGAGATTCTAGATTAAATTAAACCTACATGGACACATACAACACATGACCGAAGAGAAGGACTGAACAAAGAGAGGAAGCCAGTAGATATAACCTCTGTGAGGAGGTGATTCTTTCCAGGAAGGGATGTTTGATTCATCCCTAAGCTGCTCTGGGGTTTGCGCATTTGACTAAGTACTGGGGTGAAGTTCAGGAGTCCTAGGTGAAGTGGAGTTCTGTAAGCATCAGTCATCAATTTACATAAATTAgggggccaaaacattagaaccacctTTACAAAAAAATGACAAGCACTCCCACTTCTGGGGAAGCAGaagctcagttggtagagcagttgtctctGAATCCCAGGgccagtggtttgattcctggttccttctGGCTCCATGTTAAGGTGCCCTTGGACAAGATACCGAAACCCTGTGGTAGTGACAACATGAACTATCTGGCAGCTGTGGATACATTCTTTATTGTTAAATCTGTCTCTGATCACAGCCGCATCACTCAGCAACTTgacaaaaatgaccaaaatatTTCTGCTTAATTCAGCAGTTCTACAAATATCAGCATTTATCGAAACCTGTATTTTTTAAACGGAACCATTGAACCACTGTTTGTAATTGACATAGGACAAGTTCATAGACTAACAAGGcttcaatcttttttttttaaatttttttctgcAATTATTAATATCCTTTTTATAAATCAATTACAAAATTATCCAGGTTATTGTTATTCTATTATATATTCATCTATCTGACTACATAATACTCAATTTAAACGTGTTTACTACCGACAACAGACTGACACTGGGTAGGAAATAGGGAAATAAACgatcaattaaaataaatatttgtgaGGAAACATGCGAGTGGTtcatttattatcttattaatccttattatcattattaactACTGTGTTCAGAGTtcaattaataaaatgtgtgcCACTGTATGAGGCGCTGCGTCACAACAGAGTGACAGCTGCAGCGTCCAATCACAACACATATCCCGTTGTTTCTGTTTCGGTCTGACACAGTTCTTTAAAAGATGGCCTACATATTTACATTGGAATCGTTCTGTGCTGTCTAAGCTAGCGGTGCTGTGAATTCCGAGCGTCGACTAGAAGTAAGTAACGttatgtgaaacaaacagagcgCTGAGATGTGGCTTGTAATGAGCCTAACGTCACTGTAACTTCTCCACAGTGTTGACATCAAAACAGTGAGTGAACTGCTCCGACAGCATGACTTTAGCTAGCCTTAGCTAGCCTTAGCTAGCAAGTCGCTATGTTGTTGTAAGCTAATGCTATtactttatttgtctttactgtagctgttttcagtgttgaCCTATAGCTCCTGTTGACGGTTATCTTGGGTTATAAGACATaaacagtgtgtactgtactaACGTGTTAGCTAGCTAACCTAACCACATTTTGAACACAGACGGGTTCTTTGTGGAAAACCAACTGGTAAAGTTAGACGCTGACTGACTTCAGTGTGTGGGGGAAAACACTCCCCAGCCTGTTGACAGACCACTTTTACATTCCTCATATATTGGATTTTCAGCAACACAACCAGACTGGACTGCCGTTACATGAGTACACAGGGACACGTGTTTCCTGTTATGGTATAGCTTTTTAATATGTCTGATGCAAGTCATTTAGTTTTAGATACTGAAGCTGCATTGACAGGTGCCTGTACCTGTACAGTTCATCAGATGAACATGTAGCATCTTCTGgctcattgttttgattttatagCCTTTCTACACTCTGACCTcctcagcagcaaacagcagacagacccAGTGGATGTTTTGGTAGCTAAAGGGCCAGATGTTGTTCTCATGCTAAGCTTGAAGGAAAGTAGTTAGGAGACAGGATTTACCTAAAGACCACATAGTACCTTTTTTGTGGCGCTCATAACTGTTTCCAAGCACATAACTCTTTATTAGCAAGTCAGCTTTAATCATGTGTCTGATTTCTATTCTGTTATTTCTCTTTCTAAGTGATAGCAAAAAGAAATGGTTTAAAAGCAGGAAGTCAGAAAACAACTCTTTTTTAGACAAAACAGTAAAGATGAACTGCTTTAactttgatgtactgtacttaaTGTAGTTGTTCACACAAAGTTTCAAATCAGTTTCTGGAATAACTCTTGGTTTGTTTCGAACGTATCTGACGAAATCACTGCTCATGTTTCTTGACCACTTTGAACTATTATACTAGCAGGTGAATCTATGATTTTGTATGTTCTATTAATATCAGTAAGGCTGCGCTGAATGACAGaaacatctctgtctctctttttcctgtAGATGGGAAATAGAGGCCACTGTTCTACTCTCCTCATCCATGATGGCCAGTCACAAAACATTGTTACCAGTAGTTTTACCAAACCAGTGTCTGTTGGCCCATATGAACGGTCATCCCGAGCTGGACTCTGAGCCCATTTGCAGGTTCTCTGCAGAACCACCTCTCCCAGGTAGCACCATGGAGGAGAGCAGCATGTCCACCAGCAAGCAGCCTCAGTATTACACACAGGTGTCAAGCAAGCTGGACAGTCCAGTGGTATCTCCAGTGTTGGACACATACACCAAACAGTGGTAAGTAGTGGATTTGGTCagaatgttaaaatgttttagctttgttgttttattgactAATGTTTGATCTTTGTTCCATATGAAGCCTAACCTGGAcatgtgttattaaaaaaatggCGATGTGTTAAATCCAGTGTCCTCCAGTGGAAATCTGTGCATCCATTTATCACTGGCCTACTCCTGTAGTTTTCTCTTGTCCTTCTCTTCAGTGCCGTGCCAGAGAACCACCCCATTTGTCGTATCTGTCATGACAGTGGCACCCAGGAGGAGCTCCTGTCCCCCTGTGAGTGTTCTGGGACTCTGGCCACCATTCACCGCAGCTGTCTGGAGCACTGGCTGTCTGCCTCAGGAACCAGCATCTGTGAGCTCTGCCACTACCAGTTCTCTGTACAGAGGAAGTCCAGGTCGCTGTTCGAGGTACAGGATAACACAGGAACCTCCACAATAAGAATACATTTCCGTTGTGCCATTACATTTAATCCAAAAGCTCAATGTGATATTTCTTTTTGGTGGTGGTATAGTGGATGCAGAACCCCGGTCTACGTCAGGAGAAGCGCACACTTTTTGGTGACATGGTGTGTTTCCTGCTCATCACCCCTCTGGCCACCATCTCTGGTTGGCTCTGCCTTCGTGGTGCCATAGATCACCTTCACTTGTCCAGCCGGCTTGAAGCTGTGGGACTTATTACGCTAACTGTTGCTCTCTTCACCATTTACCTCTTCTGGACTCTGGTTAGTGTGCTGAGGTGTGGGAACTGTACAGTGTTAATTACAAAGTTTACTTGCCTGTCCAAGCACAGGTTTCATTGGTAGAGGTTTATAGAGACAGTTTGATATTATCCAGTTCGATATGAGGAACTCTGCACAGctataacagaaataaaaactgagctAATCCATGAGCAGAACAGTGGTTAGCACTCTCTTCTCACAGCAAGCGAGAAGTTTTCACAACACACAGGTGAAAGACTCAATAAGCAGAGCATTTGAAGAAGGTACGAGGTCATGACTAAGTACCTGTCCCTGAATAGTGTGATGAGTTCTTGTTATTGAGTGGCTGTATTCCAGATGCAGAACAGTGCAAGTGGAGTTCAAGCTACAAAAACACTtaatcctacatttcccagagtGCAGCTATACAGACATCTCTTCATCAGAGCCTCATTGCATGTTGAACAGCCACAAtcttctttggttgtgtaaagctgctttgtgacaatgtcaattgtaaaaagcgctctacaaataaaattgaattgaattgaattgaatcttttaAACTCTACACCTATAGTCTGTAGTGTATGCTTAATGTTATACAGCaatattctttctttctgtctgtgtcattcTTTGTCCTACATTGTCTATTCACCAGGTGTCTCTCAGGTATCACTGTCGACTGTATGAAGAGTGGCGACAGTCCAATCAGAAagtgctcctcctcctccctaaGTCACGTGGTCAACTGTCAGCGCTGCGGCCCTTACAAGGCTTGCAACGAGGAAAGCAACTGTCCAAGGAGTCGATGGTCTGAGCCCAGCTCTGAGATTGGAGGCTCTCTTCATTTGCGTCTCTGTTTGCACTTTAAAGCGCTGCTCTGTTATGTTAGAGTTAGAGGCTGTGTGAATGGCCACAGATAAGATGGTCTAAGCAGCACTTTATTCTCAAACTGGCTGTGGAAAGACAACCTCACCAGGGCACAAACAGTCAGCTTGTGAAGCAGCCGTGTTGGACTGCAGTGTTCAGATAGGAGGTTAAACACTGTGACCATTTTTATACAATAACCAAGAGATCATGGCTGAGTTGAGTAAGATGAGTTCAAGGTTCAAGACTGTTTCTTTAATAATACCTGTTAGACAATATTAAATTGGTCTTGGTGTCAAATTCTCATCTGTGAGAATTGTGTGTCTCAGCTACAGTCAAGCACAGCCTTAATGTCCCCCCCGGTCCAGGTTTTGTACACACAGTGACAGTCACTGTGATTAAAGTTATTAATCAAACTGATTAAAGTGATTAAGTAACCGGTCCATGGACAGTTTGATTAACAGGGACACACTTAAACCAAAGgttatttttcatgtgaaattgtttgttctgtttcgtgtgtgtgaattaattaaaaaaatatgaatgtgttgtATACAGTCTGGGTGGAGTTTCttattacatttaatgtaattatcCTATATAATTTCTATGCATTAGCATTTCACTTTTTCTACAATAAATATGTGTCATGCAGAGGAAAAAATATTCCTGAATTGAAAAGTAAAGGAACATAATCTCAAACTGTCAAAAATGTACACTATCCCTACATcttttgaaaacacaaagatgcACGAGgatcaattcagtttatttatatagcaccaaatcaaaacaaaagttaCAGTCAGGGCAAAACTCAAATTTGTgcatgtgatttgtttttatttaaagacagtTATGCTTCATTTCAATCATGAGTGAATGCACAGaacatcatctgaactgaaaaactcctccggatgatgtcatctggagatACTTTCATTAGACATTAAGGACAATATCTTAAAGCTACAAGACACAGCTTTTATGAGTCAAGCACATTTTACAATCAGAGTTAAAGCAATTGATCCAAACAAGGTTTTCTATGGATTCCTACATTGAGAGAGTGCTCAAAAGCAATTTGAGGATGTCAGTCACATGGGTTTCTACATCAACACACTACACAGCTTAGCCCCATACTTCCCAGCCATTGCTGTCATAATGACATACCATAACCTCATCCCCACCCCCACTCTATAAACTCAAGACAGTGTAGCAAAGTGTTGACAATATAAATAACAGCATGAATTCCTAATGGTATTAAAGGACAAGTAGGGCAACAAACTGTTTAGTATTTGACAGTTGAGGTTCCACCTCCAAAGTCCTTACACTACATATCATAGAATTCAAAACAGTTACATTTGTGGTGACCTCCACAACCACTGTGTACCAATAAAGCATACCTCAGTCAAACCACCAAACACCAACCAAtgagacagaacacacacagaggggcCGACCTTAACAAACAAAGGCAGCTTTAAATGTTGTGTGCTCTAGGGACATGTACAGTGGAACTATATCTGCAATAGGAAATGGGAGAGGTCAAGTTCTTTAGGCGTGGGGAACTTGTGGCTCTGAGGCTGTACACACTGTGCCTCAGGTTGAGGAAGGCTTTTCACTCCGTCCACAGGTTGTGCAGGATTCCTAGTGTGAACAGCGCACCAGTCTTCATCTACTCTGCCTAAGCTGTGCCACAAGGGGGCAGCATTTTGACAACATTCCCATGGGCTTACAGTGTTCAATGTTTGACATCAACCATGTTCATGCCAAGTATTCAACAAAACATAGTTGATTTATTGACATCAATTGAAACgttacaaatattttcttttgcgctatttagttttaatttggtAGCAGTAGTGAAGACAAATACAGGGaacaggcagagagaagaagataGACACACAACATGCAACGAGGAACCCCCAACCAGGATGACACTCAGGATGCCGTTGTCTAGCCTGTAGAAGTCTGTGCGCCCCATCCATGCCTctccagaccatcactgacccagcACCAAACTGGTCACCATGAatgatgttacaggcagcataacatCCTCCATGGCTTCTCCAGACCGGTTCACGTCTGTCACATGCTCAGGGTGAACCAGGGTGCACCATGCACAGGGCACCAGTGGCGGGCCTCTTAATGCTGGTGTTCTACGGAAATTGATGGCAATTGAGCTCCACGCTGCCAAACAGTGAGCACAAGGCACACTCATGAAGTGTGTAActgattgtttggtcagagacattcacaccattGGCTTGCTGGAGGTCTGTCCAGTTCGCATAGAGTAACGCCCTGTGTCCTGGAATCTCCTCCATactcttgagactgtgctgggagacaaaGCAAACCTTCTTACAATGACAcgtattgatgtgccatcctggaaTAGATGGAACtgtctgttcaacctctgtggggtccaggtatcacctcataCTACCatcattgttgcccctctagtgcagctgttgttgctctgtTCATTTCATCCAATGCTACTTAACTGATCAGATCAATGTTACAGAggtttaattgatttaatgttAAACTCATTTTTTTTAGCACTATATTTTGGCCATAGTCAAAGccaagtatttattatttatgttgacTGGCAAATGTTCGGAGAAGGTGCTTTAATGCTAAGTCACAAAACCAACACAATGTGCTGCACTACCCATAGTTTAACTTCTTCCTGTGTTACGTGGCTGGTAGCTTGTAAAGTTCTGCTTTATAAGACAGTTGTAAGACGTGAAAATGATCCTACACACATGGTCAAATATGTTGACTTCTATAGGCTCTGTAGCATCGTCAGTATTCGTGTTAAACCAACTCTAAAATCACCAAACTCCTCCTGCTGCACACTGTTTTCCAATAACACCATATTTTGGTGATGGATATGTGTAAAAGCAATTATTTCACATATTCACATGAGGGAATATATAATTCACAtgtgatacacacacatcattaaCACATTCCCATACATTCAATGCAAACAGCTAAGACATAAATGTTTACTTTAAAGTCAGAgctcattaaaatgttgactTGTGACTACTTTACtgacttcagtgtgtgtttggttattaaaaatacacaatttcTCAGTCCCTAAATGTGTGGCTCTATTTATTATTAGTGTAAAGCACCTTTTGAACCATTAGGCAGAGTGCTGCTCAGGCAGGTGGAATGTGTGGGGGCTTCACTCTGTCCCACAACAAGTTCCATCCTGAACAAACAGTTCAGTGGGAGTCACTGCTGTAATAAAAGTCCTCAGTGGCCTTACACAATAATGTCCCTGGTGGAGTCAAAGCCACTGGGAGCTGGAACCAAGTATGTGTACCTCCCCCACACAATATGGCCAGATTTGTATCTAAGTTGACACAACAGAGAACGCTGCTGCTCTCTAAGAAACATTGGTGTGAAGTGAGTGGACTCTCCCCTACAGGTTGACTGGAAACCACCATCAGCTGCTGTACTACTGTATGAACGAGGAGACTTCCCTTCCCAAATGACctgtattaaaaacaatacGCAGGTTGACCAGAGTCACCAGCTAACACAGTCACAAAGTACAGAGACAGCTtacagtttgtgtctgtcacCTGACTGGCTGATGTGTCTGCATGGTCCTAGTGTCCTTGCATATGATGAGAGAAGGTCTACAGACCCAAGCTCCTGCAGACTCATAGAGCTATAAGTAGCTGGAATCAAAAGGAGCAAATTAAACATTGGATTAGGGATTTAATAATGTGAAGGTGGATGTAGGCTGACTGtcatattatatgttattattacatATGTTATTAATGTAGGAAGTAAAGGATAGCGTGCTGTCAAGAATGACACCCAGGCTCTTACCCTGAGGAGATGGAGACATGGTGGAATTGTCAATAGATATAGTAAACTGTTGGATCTGGTTATATAGATTGAGTGCCAACAagtaacatttctgttttaccATTGTTTCATTTGAGAAAGTTGCACATGAGCCAGAATTTTATTTCGAAGAGGCAGTCAGtaagagatgaaggagaaaggGTAGAGTTGGGTTTGGTGGAAATAGCTGGGTGTCATCTgtgtaaaagagaaaatcatATTTAGATCAAATTAGTCAAGGGGGAATATGGAAATGATAAAAAGCAAGGGTCCCAGGACAGAACATTGGGGCACACCTGTGGAGACTGGGAGCATGTGGGATGTATATGATTTTAACTGAATGAATCAAGTGAGGCCAGAGATAAACCAAGCAAGGAGTATGGGAAAGGGAAGGAAAGGGAGCAAGAGAACACTGTGGGAACAGATTCCCTTTAATTGTTGTAAAATTATGAGCAATAAGTTGTTCTTTTCTATTTCACCTTGAGTCATTATTTCCTAAACACTGATCTAACTTAAACTGTGAGAAATCTGTTTCAGTAATAATCATTGGTCATCTGTCTGATGTTTAAAGGTGAACAAGTCAACAAACATCAGTTCTCTGGGGTTGTACGAAGACCTGACTCATGTACAGTTAGAAAAAATTCATGGCAACACcctttctgcattaattggtcatgaaatgtgatctgttcTTCACCAAattcacaaatatcaacaaagactatatttctaagctgataacacaagcacaaacaaatgtgatctatcatgtctttattgaacacacacattaaacatacaaagacatggtggaaaagtaagtgaaactgtgttttgatGGTTTTtgaactggttgaaccacctttggcagcaataaccccAAGTtagctcttcctgtagctgtggattagacctggCATCTAGACATCTAGGAGGAATTTTGGACCATTCTACTATACAGAACAGCCTgagctcagacatattcttaggATGTCTTCGTGTGAACGTCTCTCTTCATATAATTTCCCAGTTTTCTACTGGGTTTAGATCTGGCCTATGACTGGGTCAGTCCAAAAGGTGGATACTGCCTCTCATACTCATACTACCTGGAAACAGAgagcaaaacatttgtttacgTTTAGGAGCATcttgtcccaaagtgatgctgaaaaactagtccatgcatttgttacttccagactggactattgtaattcattattaatagtttgtcccaataactaattaaaaagcctccagttaatccaaaatgctgcagccagagttctgactggaattagtaagagagatcatatttctcctatgttagcttctctccattggctccctgtaaaatccagaattgaatttaaaattcttctcctcacctataaatcacttaataaacaggctccatcttatcttaaagacctcatagttctatattttccaagcagaactctccgttctcagactgcaggtttacttgtggttcctagagtttccagatgtagaatgggaggcagagcctttagctatcaagcccctctcctgtggaaccttctcccagttcaggttctggaggcagacaccctctctacatttaagactagacttaaaaccttccttttttataaagcttatagttagagatggatcaggtgactctgaaccatctcttagttatgctgatataggttagtctgttgggggacctctactgatacactgagcttctctcctctctcctttctcctctatccatttaaatgccaccatttcatgtcattaactttgtgtcttctctctcctgtagttgtgtttccccctctctgtctccctctctctgtacttttctgcaggtgtcctcggCCTGGatctgtacatctccagaatccagttcacctgcccaatgttcttgctgcttgttgttgtcttattgcctgctgttcttttctctctcctctttccactcaccccaaccggttgaggcagatgagcctggttctgctggaggtttcttcctctatagggagtttttcctctccactgttgcctaaagctttgctcaaatgggattgttgggtttcctatATGATAACATATGGAAtataatatctatataataatttctatacaattatactctgtaaggtcttaaaccttacactgtaaagtgccttgatatggcctctgttgtgatttggagctgaaattaattcaattgAATTTGACACTAAGATACAGATTCCAATTCCAAACTCTTGTACAGTGGCTCCATGACAAACCATCATCAGATCAAAGAATCTGTTATCGTATTGGGCTACATCGTGGACATTTATGTGATAAAAGCAAATCCTTTATGTTCATTTATAGCAGCTTAGATGTATTAGAGAATATAATTCAGTcataaaaacactttagttCCCCTTAGATCATGATTCGACAGAAGTTTCCTCTTTAAGTCAGAGACATTCGCTTTTATTTACATCAACATTCCCATTTATGCATTTGACAGATTCAGATGAAACTGAGGAGGACATTCAGAACCGGCCACGTCTTCCAGTTTGGACTGTTCTGGACAAGTCTGGTGTTGACTGATGTTAATATAAAAACGTTAAGCTGGAGATGAACACATTGGATCATGCATGAAAAGACATCACAGTGTTGTCCTCCCTGCCTTGGGCCTCGCTCCACTTGAATGATGTCCCGTGAAACAGATGAGCGGACGGAGTGTGGCAGGGAGCAGCAGCCCGCTAGGAGCTCCTCCGAGGTGGGACACCGCCCCGCTGAACGCCGACGCACGTAGCTCGGGGTGGAGTTTATTGAGCAGCGGAGCCGAGAGAGAGCGGATAGGGAGGGGAAATCAGAAAAAGTAGCTATCTGGCCTTTTCCCCTTCGCCAAAAAAACAACGGCTTCGTACCGGAGGATACGAGAAACACCGCGAACGTTTGTGGTCTGCACAGCTCGAGGGGCCAGCGGCGGGAGTGGAGTGTTGGGCTCAGGTCGGTCtcagtgtctcagtgtgtctaAGTTTGAGAAGTTTCCACCATTGTAGCGACGAGGAGTCCTTTGACGTcagcacacagtgtgtgtgtgtgtgtgtgtgtgtgtgtgtgtgtgtgtggaagaacCGAGGCCACGGCCCCGCTAACGGTCCGCTGCTAGCCGCGGCCCCGGCGAGAAACGTGTTCAGGTCCCTGCACGGTAACTTAGGACGGCTGGCATTttgatgaggtgtgtgtgtgtgtgtgtgtgtgtgtgtgtgtgtgtgtgtggccgcGCAC
The Anabas testudineus chromosome 22, fAnaTes1.2, whole genome shotgun sequence DNA segment above includes these coding regions:
- the LOC113148053 gene encoding E3 ubiquitin-protein ligase MARCH3-like isoform X1 gives rise to the protein MMASHKTLLPVVLPNQCLLAHMNGHPELDSEPICRFSAEPPLPGSTMEESSMSTSKQPQYYTQVSSKLDSPVVSPVLDTYTKQCAVPENHPICRICHDSGTQEELLSPCECSGTLATIHRSCLEHWLSASGTSICELCHYQFSVQRKSRSLFEWMQNPGLRQEKRTLFGDMVCFLLITPLATISGWLCLRGAIDHLHLSSRLEAVGLITLTVALFTIYLFWTLVSLRYHCRLYEEWRQSNQKVLLLLPKSRGQLSALRPLQGLQRGKQLSKESMV
- the LOC113148053 gene encoding E3 ubiquitin-protein ligase MARCH3-like isoform X2 — encoded protein: MMASHKTLLPVVLPNQCLLAHMNGHPELDSEPICRFSAEPPLPGSTMEESSMSTSKQPQYYTQVSSKLDSPVVSPVLDTYTKQCAVPENHPICRICHDSGTQEELLSPCECSGTLATIHRSCLEHWLSASGTSICELCHYQFSVQRKSRSLFEWMQNPGLRQEKRTLFGDMVCFLLITPLATISGWLCLRGAIDHLHLSSRLEAVGLITLTVALFTIYLFWTLVSVLRCVSQVSLSTV